GACCGACAGCGCGGTGCCGTCGGGGCGGCCGCGGCGGACGGCGGAGAGGACACCGAACGGCAGTGCGATCAGCAGGGCGACGGTCATCGCCATGAGTCCGAGCGGAATCGTCACCTGGGCCTTCTCGGCGAGCTGGGCCGCCACAGGGGCACCGGTCAGCAGCGACTGGCCGAGGTCTCCACGGAGGACACCGCCGATCCAGGACAGGTACTGCACCGCAAGGGGCTCTGCGAGCCCGAGGCGCTCACGGATCGCGGCGACCTGCGCCGGGCCCGCATCGATCCCGGCGATGAGCTGCGCCACATCGCCGGGAAGGATCCGCAGCGTCAGGAAGATCAGCGCGCTGGCGACGAACAGGCCCAGCACGAGCAGGGCCAGTCGCGTCAGCGCGTAGCGGATCACCCCTTGCTCTTGGCCAGCTCGGCGAGGTTGATGCGCTCGTTGACGTTGACCGACGGGAATCCGCTCACATTGGTGCCCACGGCGACGATCGACGCGCCGTTGTACAGCCAGTCGGCGGCCTGATCGTCGGCGACGATCTTCGCGGCCTGTGCCAGCAGGTCAGCGGATGTCTGCTCGTCGGTCGCGCTGAGCGACTGCTGGTAGAGCTTCTGCACCTCGGGGTTGTTGTAGGTGTAGTAGTAGTTCGGGTTCGCCCAGTTCTCGAAGTCGCGAGCCTCGGTGTGCAGCACGAAGCTGAGGTCGTAGTTCTTGTTCATGTAGACGTCGTTGAGCCACGTCGGGAACTCGACGGCCTTCACCTTCAGCGTGATGCCCACGTCATTCAGATTCGACACGAGGATCTGAGACACCGTGGTGCCGTAGAACGAGGGGATCGTGAGCGTGAGCGTGAAGTCTTTCACACCGGCGTCGGCGAGGAGCTTCTTCGCGGCGGCCGGGTCGAAGGGGGCGGTGGAGGACAGATCCGCGTAGCCGGGGTCGAGCTCGGGGATCGGGCCGTTCAAGGTCTGGCCGGCGCCGAGCGCCTTGACGATGGCGTTGTGGTCGATGGCCTGGCGGATCGCCTGGCGCACGCGCTTGTCGGACAGGGGCGCCTTCGTCGAGTTCATCGCGAGCGTGCCCTTGTCGGTCGACTTTCCGAGCACGAGAGTGAAGTCACCGTTCGCCTCGACCTGGTCCTTGAGGTTGGCGTCGAAGCCCGTGACCACGTCGAGCTCGTGGGCGAGGGCACCGTTGAGCGCGGCCTGGTTGTCGGGAATGTAGCTGAAGACCACCTCCTTGACCTTGGCCTTGTCGCCCCAGTAGGCGTCGTTGCGGTCGAAGGTGATCGAGTCGCCCTGCTTCCAGCTGGTCAGCTTGTACGGCCCGGTGCCGTTGGCCTTCGTCTTGCGATCGGTGGTGTCGTCCTTCTTGAGGACGAGACCTGCCCGTCCGGTGAGGTTCCACAGCAGGCTGGAATCGGGCTGGCTGAGCGTGAGCACGACGTCCTTGCCGTTCGCGGCGATGCTCTGTACGCGTGCGAGTCGGTCGGAGTCGCTGTAGGACGCGGTGGACTTGACCTGCTCCAGCGACCAGACGACGTCATCGACGGTGAGCGGCGACCCGTTGTGGAAGGTGACGCCGTCGCGGAGCGTGAACGTGTAGGTGAGGCCGTCGGGCGAGACCTTGTAGTCGCTGGCCAGCTCCGGCTCGATCTTCTGGTCGGGAGTACGTGAGACGAGGCCCTGGTAGACGTTGTCGATCAGGATCTGGTCCAGGGCGGCACCGGCGGTCTCGCGGATGTCGAGGTTGCTCGGCTCGGAGACGAGGCGCACGTTCACGACCGCGTCAGGGTCGGGGGTGACGACGGTCGGGGACGCATCGGGCGTGGAACCGCCGGAGCAAGCGGTCAGCAGCAGGGCGCCGACGGCGAGGAGCGCGGCGGCAGCGACGGTGGTGCGGCGAAGCATGTGAGAGGTGTCCTTTCGGCAGCGCGGGCATGCGCGCGTGCTGGGCGCAGCTGCCCGCTGACTCGGGTGCGCGTTACAGCCTAGGCTTTGCGACGGCGGGTGCGGTCATCCGTGTTCGCTGCGGCGACACCGAGCGTCATGCGATCGGTCGCGTCAGCCGCGCGCGATCTGCACGATGAGCCGGGCGAGTTCGACCGGCTGCTCCTCCTGCACGTTGTGGCCCGAGTCGACCTCGACGAGGGATGCCGCCGGGAGGCGACGATGGAAGTCCTCGGCATCCGGGGGCGTCACGAAGCCGCGGCCTCCGCGCACGAGAGTGATCGGGGCCGTGGCGGCAGCGAGGTGATCCCACCCTTCGGCGGTGAGCGCGCCGCGGATCGCGTGACGTTGCGCCTCTGCGCTCGCCGCGGCATCCGCGTCGCCGGACAGCGCGTTCGCGAGGTGCGCGAAGTGGTGCTTCCACTCGACGCGGCCGTCCGCACGCACACGCGAGTTGAGGGCGACACCGCGGGTCGCGGCCTCGCGGGAGCCGCCGAGTCCGAACCAGAGCGCCCGCTCGACGAGTTCCTCGCGGCTGGCCCAGTCGGTGGGGCCGGCGAAGAAGGCGGCGATCTGCGCGGCGTCGCCGTCCGGGTCGATGCCGGGCGTGATGTCGACGACGATCAGCTCGCGCACGAGCTCGGGGTGCGCGGCGGCGAGCGCGGCGGCGGTCAGGCCACCGAGCGATTGACCGACGAGCACCTGTGGCGTGCCCGCTGTCCACGCGGCGACGGCCGGGGCGACGTCGGCGGCGAGGACGCCTCCGGTGTACGCGGCATCCGCCCGCCACGACGAGTCGCCGTGCCCGGGCAGGTCGACGGCGAGGGCGGGGATGCCGAGGGCGAGCACCGTCGTGTCCCACGTGTGCGCGTTGAGGCCGGCGCCGTGCAGGAACGTCACCTGCGGGGGAGTGAAGGCTGCCGTGACGGGATCCCCGTACTGCAGTGCGCTGACGACGCGGCCGTCGTCGAGGCGGTGGGTGAGGCGGCGGACGGGCGGGACGGCATCGATGCCGAGCTCGGCGGCCTGATCGGCCAGGAAGGAGAACTCATCCATCCGGACATTGTGCCTCCATCCGCGTTCGCACCAGTGATTTCGACGCACGCCTGCGCCGCGCGCTCGCCCGCTCGAGCGGGCCCACCCGTCCTAGGCTGATCGCATGAGCACCGAGCGTCGCGTTCACCTGTCCCGGTCGGCCCGTCCCGCGTACGACGCGCTGGAGGTGTTCTCGAAGACGGTCGGCGCGATCGCCGCCGAGGCGGGCATCGATGCGCGCCTGCGGGAGCTGGTGCTCATCCACGCGTCGCAGCTCAACGGATGCCCGTACTGCGTGCGCGTGCACGTCGACCGCGCGGTCGCGGCGGGTCTCGGCATCGATGAGATCGCCCAGCTCGCCGCCTGGCGGGACTCGGGCGTGTTCTCGGCCCGCGAACGCGCGGCTCTCGAACTGGCGGAGTGCTACGTCTTCATCCACGAGGAGGGTGTGCCCGACGAGGTCTACGACCGCGTCGGCGGCATCCTCTCGGAGCAGGAGTACGTCGCGATCAGCTGGCTGCTCGTGTCGATCAACGCCTTCAACCGCATCACGATCGCCGGAAAGTACCCGGTCCCGCCGCGCGGGGGCCAGACGGGCGCGGGAGACGATCCGGCGTGAGCATCGTCTCCGGCGCTCTGAACTTCCGCGACGTCGGCGGGCTCCCGGCGGGCGGTGGCGTCACGCGTGCGGGTGTGCTGTTCCGTTCCGGCAATCTCGCCGGGCTGGACGAGGCCGGCCGCGAGGATCTCGTCGGTCTCGGAATCCGTCGCGTCGTCGACCTCCGCGCCGACGACGAAGTGGCCGTCGAGCCCAGCCGCGTCGCCGGCCTCGATCTCGAGACGATCCGGATCCCGCTCTTCCTCGGTTCGGTCGCCTCCTTCTTCGTCGAGGACCGCTCGCTCGCCGACGTCTACCGCGGCCTCGTCGACGAGTCGGCCGATCGGATGGTCGAGGTCGTCCGCGCCGTCCTCGAGGGCGCACCGGCGCTCGTGCACTGCACCGTCGGGAAGGACCGCACGGGCGTCGCCGTCGCGCTGCTGTTGGACGCCGTCGGCGTCGAGCATGACGCGATCGTGGCCGATTACGCGCGTACGGAACAGCTGCTCCCGGCGCGGCGCAATGCTCGCGTGCTCGCCTATCTGCGCAGCGTGCACCCCGACGCTCGCCATCTCGAAGACCTCGCGACACGCTCGCCGGCACCCGTCATGCAGGCGCTGTTGGAGGATGTGCGCGAGCGCTTCGGGTCGGCGGCGGGCTACCTCGTCACGCACGGCCTCCGCCGCGACGAGGTGGACGCGCTCGCGACGATCCTCATCGAACGCTGAGGTAAGGCTCGCCTTAATGGGCGTATGATCGAAGGATCATGACCTCCTCCGCGCTGCGTGCTGTGCACGACGAGTCCGCCTGCAAGGCGTCTCGTCACGCGCGGGTGCAGCAGCTCATCACGGCGGACGAGCACGCGCTGGCCGAGCTCGAGGCGCTCATCGCGACGCTGCCGATCTGCTCGACCGGTCGTGTCTTCATCGAGGTTCCCGACGCCTCGTGGATCACGCCGATCGCGGTTCCGGCGCGGATGGTCGTCACCTGGCTCGACCGCTCACGTCGCAGCGGCCAGCCCGGAACCGGCCGCTCCTGTGCTCCCGGCCAGGCCGTCAGCCGGGCCGTGACGGCGTGGGCCGATGAGATGCTCTGCGCAGACGGCGATGAGCCGACGTGCCAGGACGGCACCCGCATCCACCTTCTCGGCGGATTCCTCGGCACCGCCGACATCTTCGACCACCTCACCGAGCGCCTCGGCATCTCGTCGGCGGCGGTGCACACACCGGCGCGTTTCGGGCTGGTCAGCTCTCGCTGACCGTGCCTGCCGATGCTCCGCGCGGCACATAGTTGCCCTCTTCGAGGCCGGCGAGAATCTCGAACCTG
The DNA window shown above is from Microbacterium laevaniformans and carries:
- a CDS encoding alpha/beta hydrolase → MDEFSFLADQAAELGIDAVPPVRRLTHRLDDGRVVSALQYGDPVTAAFTPPQVTFLHGAGLNAHTWDTTVLALGIPALAVDLPGHGDSSWRADAAYTGGVLAADVAPAVAAWTAGTPQVLVGQSLGGLTAAALAAAHPELVRELIVVDITPGIDPDGDAAQIAAFFAGPTDWASREELVERALWFGLGGSREAATRGVALNSRVRADGRVEWKHHFAHLANALSGDADAAASAEAQRHAIRGALTAEGWDHLAAATAPITLVRGGRGFVTPPDAEDFHRRLPAASLVEVDSGHNVQEEQPVELARLIVQIARG
- a CDS encoding tyrosine-protein phosphatase, which encodes MSIVSGALNFRDVGGLPAGGGVTRAGVLFRSGNLAGLDEAGREDLVGLGIRRVVDLRADDEVAVEPSRVAGLDLETIRIPLFLGSVASFFVEDRSLADVYRGLVDESADRMVEVVRAVLEGAPALVHCTVGKDRTGVAVALLLDAVGVEHDAIVADYARTEQLLPARRNARVLAYLRSVHPDARHLEDLATRSPAPVMQALLEDVRERFGSAAGYLVTHGLRRDEVDALATILIER
- a CDS encoding ABC transporter substrate-binding protein, with product MLRRTTVAAAALLAVGALLLTACSGGSTPDASPTVVTPDPDAVVNVRLVSEPSNLDIRETAGAALDQILIDNVYQGLVSRTPDQKIEPELASDYKVSPDGLTYTFTLRDGVTFHNGSPLTVDDVVWSLEQVKSTASYSDSDRLARVQSIAANGKDVVLTLSQPDSSLLWNLTGRAGLVLKKDDTTDRKTKANGTGPYKLTSWKQGDSITFDRNDAYWGDKAKVKEVVFSYIPDNQAALNGALAHELDVVTGFDANLKDQVEANGDFTLVLGKSTDKGTLAMNSTKAPLSDKRVRQAIRQAIDHNAIVKALGAGQTLNGPIPELDPGYADLSSTAPFDPAAAKKLLADAGVKDFTLTLTIPSFYGTTVSQILVSNLNDVGITLKVKAVEFPTWLNDVYMNKNYDLSFVLHTEARDFENWANPNYYYTYNNPEVQKLYQQSLSATDEQTSADLLAQAAKIVADDQAADWLYNGASIVAVGTNVSGFPSVNVNERINLAELAKSKG
- a CDS encoding SIP domain-containing protein — translated: MTSSALRAVHDESACKASRHARVQQLITADEHALAELEALIATLPICSTGRVFIEVPDASWITPIAVPARMVVTWLDRSRRSGQPGTGRSCAPGQAVSRAVTAWADEMLCADGDEPTCQDGTRIHLLGGFLGTADIFDHLTERLGISSAAVHTPARFGLVSSR
- a CDS encoding carboxymuconolactone decarboxylase family protein, whose protein sequence is MSTERRVHLSRSARPAYDALEVFSKTVGAIAAEAGIDARLRELVLIHASQLNGCPYCVRVHVDRAVAAGLGIDEIAQLAAWRDSGVFSARERAALELAECYVFIHEEGVPDEVYDRVGGILSEQEYVAISWLLVSINAFNRITIAGKYPVPPRGGQTGAGDDPA